The following coding sequences are from one Bradyrhizobium sp. 200 window:
- the tkt gene encoding transketolase: MTQVDHTRMANAIRGLAMDAVEKAKSGHPGLPMGAADIATVLFTQFLKFDATAPTWPDRDRFVLSAGHGSMLLYALLYLTGNKDMTLDQIRNFRQLGSRTPGHPENFETSGVETTTGPLGQGIATSVGMALAEKMLAAEFGKKVVGHHTYVLASDGDLMEGVSQEAIAMAGHWKLNKLIVLYDDNGISIDGPTSIADSVDQVKRFKSAGWAAELIDGQDPKAIAAALTRAQKSNKPSLIACKTTIGYGAPTRAGTAKAHGEALGADELKGAKEKLGISLEPFSVPDDVLKAWRAAGSRGAAARQEWENLFAEIGPRKRAEFERRLRHERPAALSKALRAHKKALLETPQNVATRKSSESAIEAIASAMPMEFLAGSADLTGSNNNKAKSAVAFSAKTPKGRFIHYGIREHGMAAAMNGIFLHGGFAPNGATFLVFTDYARPAMRLAALMGTGVVYVMTHDSIGLGEDGPTHQPVEHLAALRAIPNMRVFRPCDAVEVTECWELALNRVDGPTVLVLTRQNLPQLRTSAPNDNPCAHGAYELVAAQGEAKVSLFASGSEVEIAVAAQKQLAERGIASRVVSVPSLELLLAQPAERQKAIIGNAPVKVAIEAAVRWGWDAVIGTDGEFVGMHGFGASAPAKDLFKHFGITAEAAVNAVLKRLG, from the coding sequence ATGACGCAGGTCGATCATACCCGTATGGCCAATGCGATTCGCGGGCTTGCCATGGATGCCGTCGAAAAGGCGAAATCCGGCCATCCCGGCTTGCCGATGGGCGCCGCCGACATCGCGACCGTGCTGTTTACACAGTTTCTTAAATTCGACGCGACGGCTCCGACCTGGCCGGACCGCGACCGTTTCGTGCTCTCGGCCGGACACGGCTCGATGCTGCTCTATGCCTTGTTGTACCTGACCGGCAACAAGGACATGACGCTCGACCAGATCAGGAATTTCCGCCAGCTCGGCTCCAGGACGCCGGGACACCCCGAGAACTTCGAGACCAGCGGCGTCGAGACCACCACCGGCCCGCTCGGCCAGGGCATTGCCACCTCCGTCGGCATGGCGCTGGCGGAAAAGATGCTGGCCGCGGAATTCGGCAAGAAGGTGGTCGGGCATCACACTTACGTGCTCGCCTCCGACGGCGACCTGATGGAAGGCGTGTCGCAGGAAGCGATCGCGATGGCCGGGCACTGGAAGCTGAACAAGCTGATCGTGCTGTATGACGACAACGGCATCTCGATCGACGGCCCGACCTCGATTGCCGATTCGGTCGACCAGGTGAAGCGATTCAAATCCGCGGGCTGGGCGGCCGAACTGATCGACGGCCAAGATCCGAAGGCGATCGCAGCGGCGCTCACCCGCGCGCAAAAATCAAACAAGCCGTCGCTGATCGCCTGCAAGACCACCATCGGCTACGGCGCGCCGACGCGGGCCGGCACGGCGAAAGCCCACGGCGAGGCGCTCGGCGCCGACGAACTCAAAGGCGCCAAGGAAAAGCTCGGCATTTCGCTTGAGCCGTTCTCCGTGCCCGACGATGTCCTGAAGGCATGGCGTGCGGCCGGCAGCCGCGGCGCTGCCGCGCGTCAGGAATGGGAAAACCTTTTCGCCGAGATCGGCCCCCGCAAGCGCGCCGAGTTCGAGCGGCGGTTGCGGCACGAGCGGCCGGCCGCGCTTTCGAAGGCGCTGCGCGCCCACAAGAAGGCGCTGCTGGAAACGCCGCAGAATGTCGCCACCCGCAAATCGTCTGAGTCCGCGATCGAGGCGATCGCGTCTGCGATGCCGATGGAATTTTTGGCCGGCTCCGCCGACCTCACCGGCTCCAACAACAACAAGGCGAAATCGGCGGTGGCGTTTTCGGCCAAGACGCCGAAGGGCCGCTTCATCCATTACGGCATCCGCGAGCACGGCATGGCGGCGGCCATGAACGGCATCTTCCTGCATGGCGGTTTTGCGCCGAACGGCGCGACCTTCCTGGTGTTCACCGACTACGCGCGCCCGGCGATGCGGCTGGCCGCGCTGATGGGTACCGGCGTCGTCTACGTGATGACCCATGATTCGATCGGGCTCGGCGAGGACGGCCCGACGCACCAGCCGGTCGAACATCTCGCGGCGCTCCGCGCGATTCCCAACATGCGCGTGTTCCGGCCCTGCGACGCGGTCGAGGTCACCGAGTGCTGGGAACTGGCGCTCAACCGTGTCGACGGTCCGACGGTGCTGGTACTGACCCGCCAGAACCTGCCGCAACTTCGTACCTCAGCGCCGAACGATAATCCTTGCGCGCATGGCGCCTATGAACTGGTCGCGGCGCAGGGCGAAGCCAAAGTGTCGCTGTTCGCCTCGGGCTCCGAGGTTGAGATCGCGGTGGCCGCCCAGAAACAGCTCGCTGAGCGCGGCATCGCGTCGCGGGTGGTCTCGGTGCCCTCGCTCGAACTGCTGCTGGCGCAGCCGGCAGAGCGGCAGAAGGCCATTATCGGCAATGCGCCGGTCAAGGTGGCCATCGAGGCCGCGGTGCGCTGGGGCTGGGACGCCGTGATCGGAACGGATGGTGAATTCGTGGGCATGCACGGTTTTGGCGCCAGCGCCCCCGCCAAGGACCTTTTCAAGCACTTCGGAATTACCGCCGAGGCCGCAGTTAACGCTGTCCTGAAGCGCTTGGGCTAA
- the gap gene encoding type I glyceraldehyde-3-phosphate dehydrogenase, which translates to MAVRVGINGFGRIGRNILRAIAESGRKDIEVVGINDLGPVETNAHLLRFDSVHGRFPGTVTVDGDSLSLGNGKIKVSAERDPSKLPWKALGVDIALECTGIFAAKDKASAHLTAGARRVLVSAPADNADATIVYGVNHDTLTRDHLVVSNGSCTTNCLAPVAKVLNDTVGIETGFMTTIHAYTGDQPTLDTLHKDLYRGRAAAMSMIPTSTGAAKAIGLVLPELKGKLDGVAIRVPTPNVSVVDLKIVAKRATDVEEINAAMKRASEQQLKGILGYTTAPNVSIDFNHDPHSSTFHEDQTKVQNGTLVRVMSWYDNEWGFSNRMADTAVAMGKLL; encoded by the coding sequence ATGGCAGTCCGCGTTGGAATCAACGGGTTTGGCCGCATCGGCCGCAATATCTTGCGCGCCATCGCGGAATCCGGCCGCAAGGATATCGAGGTGGTTGGCATCAACGATCTCGGCCCGGTCGAGACCAACGCCCATCTGCTGCGTTTCGACTCCGTGCATGGCCGCTTCCCCGGCACCGTGACCGTCGATGGCGACTCGCTCAGCCTCGGCAACGGCAAGATCAAGGTCTCTGCCGAGCGCGATCCCTCCAAGCTGCCCTGGAAGGCCCTCGGCGTCGATATCGCGCTGGAATGCACCGGCATCTTCGCCGCCAAGGACAAGGCCTCCGCACATCTGACCGCTGGCGCCAGGCGCGTGCTGGTCTCCGCCCCCGCCGACAATGCCGACGCCACCATCGTCTACGGCGTCAACCATGACACCCTGACCAGGGATCATTTGGTCGTCTCCAACGGCTCCTGCACCACCAACTGCCTGGCGCCGGTCGCCAAGGTCTTGAACGACACCGTAGGCATCGAGACCGGCTTCATGACCACGATCCACGCCTATACCGGCGACCAGCCCACTCTCGACACCCTGCACAAGGATCTCTATCGCGGCCGCGCGGCGGCGATGTCGATGATTCCGACCTCCACGGGCGCTGCGAAAGCGATCGGGCTGGTGCTGCCGGAGCTGAAGGGCAAGCTCGACGGCGTCGCGATCCGCGTGCCGACCCCGAACGTCTCGGTGGTCGACCTCAAGATCGTTGCCAAGCGCGCCACCGACGTCGAGGAAATCAACGCGGCGATGAAGCGCGCCTCCGAGCAGCAGCTCAAGGGCATCCTCGGCTACACCACGGCGCCGAACGTCTCGATCGACTTCAACCACGACCCGCACTCGTCCACGTTCCACGAGGACCAGACCAAGGTGCAGAACGGCACGCTGGTGCGGGTGATGTCCTGGTACGACAATGAATGGGGTTTCTCCAACCGCATGGCCGACACTGCCGTGGCGATGGGGAAGCTGCTGTAA